The sequence CCGCGACGGCAGCCTCAGCGCCGGCATCACCTCGATCAACAAGCTGCCGCTCAAGGGGCTGGCGGGCCTGGGTGTCGAGGCCGAGAGCGAGAGCGACTTCTCGGGCCAGGGCGCCGCCGCCGCCAACAACCTGTTCAACGGCACCATCACCTGCACGGTGATCGAGGTGTATCCGAACGGCAACCTGTTGGTGTCGGGTGAAAAGCAGGTGGCAATCAACCAGGGCAACGAGTTCATCCGCTTCTCGGGGGTGGTCAACCCCAACCATGTGACCACCAGCAACACCGTGCAGTCGACCCAGGTGGCCGATGCGCGCATCGAATACAAGGGCAGCGGCTATATCAACGAGAGCCAGGTGATGGGCTGGTTGCAGCGCTTCTTCCTGCTGCTGTTGCCGATCTGAGGGTGCCATGACCACTGCCATCAAAGCCCGCTTCCTCGTCGCCGCGTTGAGCCTGCTGCTGGCCGTGCCGGCCGTCGCCGAACGCATCAAGGACCTGGCCACCATTGCCGGCGTGCGCAGCAACCAGCTGGTCGGCTACGGCCTGGTGGTCGGCCTCGACGGCTCGGGCGACCAGACCACGCAAACCCCCTTCACCGTGCAGAGCATCATCAACATGCTCGGCAACATGGGCGTGACCATGCCGCCGGGCACCAACCTGCAGCTCAAGAACGTGGCGGCAGTGATGGTCACCGCCGACCTGCCGCCGTTTGCGCGGCCCGGCCAGCAGATCGACGTCACCACCTCGTCGATCGGCAATGCCAAGAGCTTGCGCGGCGGCACGCTGGTGATGACCCCGCTCAAGGGCGCCGACGGCCAGATCTACGCCATGGCGCAGGGCAACGTGGTGGTTGGCGGCGCCGGCGCCTCGGGTGGCGGCGCCTCGGTGGTGGTCAATCACCTGTCGGCCGGCCGGGTGCCCAATGGCGCCACGGTCGAGCGCGCGGTGCCGACTGCGTTGGGGCAGGGTGACGTGATCCTGCTCGAACTCGAACAGACCGATTTCGGCACTGCCCAGCGCATGGTCGATGCCATCAACAGCGCCACCTCGCCGGGTCAGGCGCAGGCGCTCGATGGCCGGACCATCCAGGTGCGCGCACCGTCCGACCCGTCGATGCGTGTGGCCTTTCTGGGCCGCTTGCAGAGCATTGATGTGGTGCCGGCGCTGCAGTCAGCCAAGGTGATCATCAACTCGCGGACCGGCTCGGTGGTCATGAACCAGGCGGTCACGTTGCAGCAATGCGCGGTGGCGCACGGCAACCTGTCGGTCTCGGTGACCACCGAGCCGGTGGTCAGCCAGCCCAATCCGCTGTCGGGCGGGCGCACGGTGGTGGGCCAGCGCGGAGATGTCTCGGTCGACCAGGCCGGTGGCACGTTGATGCGGGTGCCCGCAGGCATCAACCTGGCCGACGTGGTCAAGGCGCTCAATGCGCTCGGCGCCAACCCGATGGACCTCATCTCCATCCTGCAGGCCATGAAGGCCTCCGGGGCGCTGCGGGCCGATCTGGAAGTGATCTGATGCAGGGCGCAGCGCAGATCAACACCCTCGATCCGAACGCCCTGGCCGATCTCAAGCGGCTGTCGAAGGACAACGACCCGAAAGCCATCGAAGCCGCCGCCAAGCAGTTCGAGGCGCTGTTCCTGTCGATGGTGCTCAAGTCCATGCGCCAGGCCATGCCCGCGGGCGGGCTGATGGACAACGACCAGAGCAAGCTCTATCAGTCGCTGCTCGACCAGCAGCTGGCCTCCAACATGGCCGCCAGTGGCGGCGCCGGCCTGGCCAAGGCGCTGATCGCCCAGCTCGGCGGCAACCCCATGCAGGCGCCCAGCCGCGACGAAATTTCTGCCGGCTTCGACATCGCCTCGGTGCCGCGCCGACCGGCAAATGCTGCCGCCGCGCCCTTGCCGCCGGTCGATCTTGCCGCCCGCCGCGCTGCCGGCCTGCCGGCCAGCGTCAGCGCGCCGGCGAACATCGAGGCCACGCCGCCCGAGATCTCGTCGGATGCCGCCGCCTTTGTGCGCAAGGTCATGCCGCACGCCCAGGCCGCCAGCCGCGAAACCGGCATCCCGGCGCATTTCATGGTCGCCCAGGCGGCGCTCGAAACCGGCTGGGGCAAGTACCAGCTGCGCGACGCCAACGGCCTGCCCAGCCACAACCTCTTCAACATCAAGGCCGGCAGCAGCTGGCAGGGCAAGACGGTGACGGTCGATACCACCGAATACGTCAGCGGCCGCCCGACCACCGAATCGGCAAAGTTCCGCGCCTACGGCTCGTACGCCGAATCCTTCCGCGACTATGCCCGCCTGATCGGCAACAGCCCGCGCTACGCCGATGTGGTCGGCCAGCAGGACGCCGCCGCCTTCGCCCGCGAGTTGCAGGCTGCCGGCTACGCCACCGACCCGCGCTATGCGGACAAGCTCACCCGCATCATCAACGGCCCCACGCTGCGCGGCGCGCTGCCGGGCTGATCCCGCTCGCGTCGTAGGGCGGATATGCGTAGCGCATCCGCCGAAGGGCGCACTTATGGGGCACGACGGCGGATGCGCCTGCGGTTTATCCGCCCTACGCAATGTCTCTCCGTTCGTCGAACTGGCACAAGTTTTGCACTGTTTCTGTCGTAACCGTCTTAGCGACAAGGAACTCCCATGGCAGGCATGCTCAACATCGGCATCACAGGTCTGAACGCCGCCCAGGCGTGGTTGAACACGACCAGCCATAACATCTCCAACGCCTCGACCCCCGGCTTCAGCCGCCAGACCGTCGGCCAGAGTACGCTCAACCCGGTGTTTACCGGCGGTGGCTTTTTTGGCCAGGGCACGCAGGTCGATTCGGTCAAGCGGGTCTACAGCCAGTTTCTCGAGAACCAGGTGCTCACCGCCGATACCCGCCGCGCGTCGCTGGCGGCCTACGAGGCGCAGGTGACCCAGATCGACAACCTGCTGGCCGACGCGACGTCGGGACTGTCGCCGGCGATCCAGAGCTTCTTCACTGGCGTGCAGGAAGTGGCCGCCAACCCGTCGAGCGTGCCGGCGCGCCAGGCCATGCTGGCGTCAGCCGAAAGCCTGACGGCGCGCTTCCAGTATCTCGACGGCCGGCTGACCGACATCCGCAACGGTGTGGAAGGCGACATCGCCAGCACCGTTACCCAGATCAACGCCCACGCCAAGCAACTGGCCGAGATCAATCAGCGCATCCTGGTGGCCGAATCGGCCGGCTCCGGTACGCCAGCCAACGACCTGCATGACCTGCGTGCCACCGTGCTGCGCGACCTGAACGAGTTGATCCAGGTCAGCACCGTGACCGAGAGCGATGGCTCGCTCAGCGTGTTCATCGGCAATGGCCAGCCGCTGGTTGTTCGCAGCCAGGTCACGACACTGACCACCACGCCCAGCGCGGAGAACCCGCAACAGCTGGCCGTTGGCCTGCAACTGATCGGTGGCGGCTCGGTGCAGATGCCCGAGACCCTGCTCACCGGCGGCTCGCTGGGCGGTTTGCTTGAGTTCCGTCGTGATGCGCTGACCAATGCCGAAAGCCAGCTCGGCCTGATTGCCGTTGGGCTGACCGAGAGCTTCAATGCCCAGCACCGGCTCGGGCAGGACCTGGACGGCAACCTGGGGCTGAACTTCTTCACCCCGCTGAGCCCCGACGTGCGTCCGGTCAGCGGGGCGACCAGCACGCCGACGGTGGCCTTCGGCAACGTGGCCAACCTGACCGGCGACAGCTACCGTCTCACCTATACCAACACCACCGGCGCGTACTCCCTGGTCAACGCGCGCACCGGGGCGAGCGTGGCCTCGGCGGCCAGCGTGGGGCTGACCATCACCCCGCCGGGCACGACGGTCAGCGGCGAGGTGTTCATCATCGAGCCGACCCAGCAGGCGGCGTCGAACATCAGCGTCGGGATCGGTGATACGCGCCTGGTCGCCGCCGCCGGGCCGGTGCGCGCGTCGGTCGGCAGCAACAATGCCGGCACGGGCGCCGTGGTCGGCGTAACGACCACCAGCGTGGCCGGTTTTGCCACCGGCTCGCCGCACATTGGCACGCATACACTGCAGTTCAATGGGGTGACCAACCAGTACGACGTCCGCGACGCCAGCAATACCCTGATTGGCAGCATCGCCTACAACCCCGCCACCGATTCGGCCGGCGTGACGCGCACCTTGCCCGGCGCCCTGGGCGGCATCGACATCCGCCTGTCCGGCGTGCCGGTCACCGGCGACCGCATCACGCTCGAGAGCAATACCGACGGCGTGGCCGACAACAGCAACGCCGTCGCGCTGGGCAACCTGCAGACCGCCAAGACGCTGCTCGGCGCAGGCGGTGCGGCCACGGCCAGCTACCAATCCACCTATTCCAACCTGGTCAGCAACATCGGCAACAAGACCAGTGAAGTCAAGGTCAGCCGCGCCGCGCAAGAGACGCTGGTCGGCCAGGCCACGGCCAGCCGCGAGGCGCTGTCCGGGGTGAATCTCGACGAAGAGGCCGCGAACCTCATCCGCTTCCAGCAGGCCTACCAGGCCTCGGCGCGGGTGATTGCGATCGCCGGCAGCCTGTTCGACGAAATTCTCTCCATCGCGCGTTAAGCCGGCCACACGAAGGAGCCTGATCATGCGAATCAGTACCGGCATGCTCTACCAGACCGGGGTCAACACGATCCAGAAACAGACCGCGCAAATGCTGCAGACCCAGCAGCAGGTGGCAACCGGGCGGCGCATCGTGGCGCCCTCCGACGACCCCGTCGCTTCGGCACGGGCGCTCGAGATCACCCAGGCGCAAGGCATCAACGCCCAGCAGCAGATCAACCAGGGCTATGCCAAGGATGCCCTCGGCCTGATGGAGAACAAGCTTGCCGCCGTCGAGGAACTGGTCATCCACACCCGCACCCGAGCGGTGGCCGCGGGCAACGGCACCTACGCGCCCAGCGAGCTGAAGGCGATCGCCACCGATGTGCGCGCCAGCTTCGACTCCATGCTGGCGCTGGCCAACAGCCAGAACGGGCAGGGCGAGTACCTGTTCTCGGGCTACCAGGCGGATGTCAAACCCTACACCGGCACGCTCGATGGCGTGAGCTATCAGGGCGACCAGGGGCAGCGCACCTTGCAGGTGTCACCCTCGCGCCTGATGGCCGTGAGCAATGCCGGCAGCGACGTGTTCGACGCTGTGCGGCAGGAGCCCGGCAAGTTCTTTGCCGTGCCGGTGGCGCCCAACGGAGGTACCGGCCACATCGCGCAGGCGCAGACCACCGGCGCCTACACCGGCACCCGCTACGAGATCCAGTGGGACGGCACCAACTACAACGTCACCGATGCCGATAACGGCGCCGCCATCGTCAGCCAGAGCGGCCCCACACTCAGCTTTGGCGCCGTCCAGCTCGAGATGGGCGGTACCCCCAATGTCGGCGACACCTTCGAGGTCGGCCCCCGCGCTAGCGTGTTCAACATGTACACCAACATGGTCCGCGCGCTCGAAAACCCCTCGCCCACGGTCGGCATCCAGGGCGCCGTCGCCCAGGCCATCGACGGCATGGACCGCAGCCTCGACCAGGTGCTCACCGTGCGCGCCTCGGTCGGCTCGCGCATGGTCGAGATCTCGACCCTCGAATCGGTGGGGAGCGACCTCGACATCCAGTACGCCCAGACGCTCTCGCGCCTGCAGGATGTCGACTACGCCGAGGCGGTGAGCAACCTCACCCTGCAGCAAACCTACCTGCAAGCCTCGCAGCAGTCCTTCCTGCGCATCAACCAGCTCAGTCTCTTCAACTACCTTGGCTGACATGCGCGCCTTCCGCCCCCTCGCCACCGTCGCCGCGCTCGCCATGGCCGGCTGCAGTACCGTGCCCGGTCCCGGCGAAGGCGCCAGCACCCAGTGGCTGCTCGCCCCTGCCGCCGCCGTGACGGTGCTCGAGAGCGGCTACACCACCAACCCGCAACTCGCCGGCATGGTCGCCGCCTGGGCGCTGCTCGACCCGCTTGCCCCCAACTGGCAGATCCAGGCCACCCGCCTCGACGAGCGCAACGTGCGCTTCCACCTCCAGCACAAGCTCCTGCACACCGGCGGCGAAGGCGAAGCCCGCCAGGTGCTGCGCCGTAACGCCGAGCGCATCACCGAGCAGGAAGGCTTCAGCGAGTACGAGATCGTCCGCCTCGAAGAGAGCATCGACTCCACCCGCCCCTTCGCCCGCCGCACCATGGTGGCCGATGTGCGCCTGCTCAGGGGCCGGGCGCTGCCGGGGCTGTAGGCCGGGGCGCAAACCGGCCGCTGTCGCGCCACCTCATCTGGTCGACCATGTCCGGACCGGCGCGGCCGGCCGCGTCTGCGGTACCCTGACGCCATGGGTCGAGGTGCGACGCCCCCGAGTTCGGCGGGGCCTGGCGTGTCGGCCACTCAAACCCACCGGGAGGGGGAGGGGATGGCGCTTTTCATGTCGGTTCGACCGCGTCAGAGTGCTGGTCGCGCGTGTTCGAGAGCGGCTATGGGTCAAGCCGCTGGTGTTCTGTGTGCTGTCGATCGTGGCAGTGGTGGTGGCTAGGGCGGCGGATGACACCTCGCTGGTGGGCATCGTGCCGGACACGACGCGAGAATCGCTGGAGACGCTGCTGTCGATCATGGCCTCGAGCATGCTGGTGATCGCCACGTTTTCGGTCGGCTCGATGGTGTCGGCCTACAACGCCGCCAGCAACTCGGCTACGCCGCGCTCGTTTGGCGTGGTGGTGGCTGACGATGTGTCGCAGAACGCGCTGTCGACCTTTGTCGGCGCGTTCATCTTCAGCATCGTGGCGATCATGGCGGTCAAGAACGATGCTTTCCGGCCGGCCGGGCTGGGCGTGCTGTTTGCCCTGACCGCGCTGGTGTTTGGCCTGGTGGTGTTTACCTTCGTGCGTTGGGTGGACCGCATCGCCCGGCTCGGGCGGATGGGCTCGACCATCGAGAAGGTGGAGCGCGCCACGGCCGAGGCGCTGGCGCGCCGGCGGCTTGCGCCGACCCTGGGCGGCGTGCCGGTGCGGCCGCTGCCGCGCGGTGAGGCGGTCACGGCCTCGCAGGTCGGCTATGTGCAGCACATCGACATGGCGCGGCTCCAGGCCTGGGCAACGGCGGCCGAGGCGCGGGTGGTGGTCGCCGCCTTGCCCGGCACGTTTGCGTTTCCCGACCGGGTGCTGGCCTATGTGAGCCTTCCGCCGGGCAACGAACAGGCGCTGGCCGCGGACGAGGTGGCCGCGGCCTTTGCCATCGGCCGCGACCGGCGTTTCGAGGACGACCCGCGCTTTGGCCTGGTGGTGTTGTCGGAGATTGCCGGGCGGGCGCTGTCGCCGGCGGTGAATGACCCCGGGACGGCAGTGCAGGTGGTGGGCGTGCTGGTCAGGCTGCTCGCGCAGTGGGCGGCGCCTGCCGCCGGCGCAGACACGGCGCCGCGTTGCGACCGGGTCGAGGTGCCGGAGCTGTCGATGCGCGACATGTTTGACGACGCCTTCACCGCCATTGCGCGCGATGGCGCCGGTACGCTCGAGGTGGCGATTCGCTTGCAGAAGGCCTTGCGGGCGCTGGCCGGGCTGGGTGGGCCGGCGATGCGCGCTGCGGCCGAGGACCACGCGCGCCTGGCACTCGAGCGGGCCACACACACCCTGGCGCTGCCCGCCGACCTTGCCCAAGTGCGTGATGCCGCCGCGCGGCGCGATGACTGAGCGCTCGCCCGCCCGGTCTGGCTCGACCGGGGCGGACCGCCGCGCACTGCGGCGGATCAAGTGGCTGCACACGCTCGTCTGGGCGGTGTTCGCCGGCTGCATCATGGCGATGCCGTTTGCCTCGTGGTCGGGCAGGCACCGTGTGGCGGCATCGCTGGCGGCGGTGGTGTTGGTCGAGGTGCTGGTGCTCGCCGTGAATGGCTGGCGCTGTCCGCTGACGGCGGTGGCAGCAAAGTACACAGAGGATCGTCGGGCGAATTTCGATATCTATCTGCCCGTGTGGCTGGCGCGCAACAACCAGCGTGTGTTTGGCGCCATGTATGCCACGGCGCTGGCCTATGCCCTGCTGGCCTGGCTGCGGGACGCGGCCTGAGGGCCACAGGGCTTTACTCGGCGGCCGCGAGCGTGGACCATGGCCGACTTTACTTCAGCGAGGTGTGCGGCATGCGGTTTTTGGGAGTGCCTGCTTTGATGGCGGTGCTGATGAGCGCCCCGGTGATGGCGGACGCGCTGGACGCGTTCTACGCCGATGCGGAAAACGCACGCGGGTTTGCCGCGGCGCAGGCCTCGGGGCAGATCGCGCAGGGGCGGCAGCGCATGTTGGCGATGTGTGCCGAGGCGAAGCTCAAGACCCCGGCGGCAGACTGCGGCTGTGTCGAACGCGAGCTGGCCGGCGTGTCGGACCGTGCGTTCTACTTTGAGAGCGTGCTGGCGTATCGCGAGTATCAGGAAAAGGTGGATGCGCTGCGGGCGGAGGACACGGCACGCTACGCGCAACTCAAGGCGCAGCATGCGCAGCGCATGGGGCTGGCGCGTCGGCTGGAAGCGGCCTGCGGCATGGTGTGAGGCGGGACTGAACAGGACGTGATGATGAGAGACGTGGTGGTAACGCAGGAGCCGGTCGAGCTCTACAAGATCCTCAAGTTCGAGGGCCTGGTGGGCAGCGGCGGTGAGGCCAAGTCGGCGGTGGCCGAGGGTTTGGTACGGGTCAATGGCGAGGTCGAGACGCGCAAGCGCCGGCAGATCGTGGCCGGCGACGTGCTGAGCTTTGCCGGCGAGCAGCTGCGCATCGTGCGCGCGGGCGGCTGACGATGCAGATCTGGGTCGATGCCGATGCCTGCCCGGTGGTGATCAAGGAGATCCTGTTCCGCGCGGCCGACCGCGCCAAGGTGATGACCACGCTGGTGGCCAACCAGATGGTGCGCGTGCCGCCGTCGCGCTTCATCCGCATGGTGCAGGTGTCGTCGGGCTTCGATGTGGCGGACAACGAGATCGTCAAGCGCCTGGCGGCGGGCGATCTGGTGATCACGGCGGACATCCCGCTGGCGGCGGACGTGATCGAGAAGGGCGGCCATGCGCTGAATCCGCGCGGCGAGTTCTACTCGGCCGAGAACATCCGCTCGCTGCTCAACATGCGTGATTTCATGGACACCCTGCGTTCGAGCGGCGTGGACACCGGCGGCCCGCCGGCCTTGAGCCTGAGCGACCGCAAGGCCTTTGCCAGCCATCTCGACCGCTTCCTGGCGCGCCACGCGCCGCGCGGCTGAGCTCAGGGCGTGGCGGCAGCGGCGAACGCCGCCCGGCGCTGCCGCTGGGCATGGACCACCCAGCCGATCAGCGCCAGTGCGGGCAGGAACATCCACTCCTGCGCCGGGCGCCCGCTTGGCACTTCCACCGCGTCGATCCGGAAGCCGGCGCGGATGCCGAGTTTTGCCGCCTGGCTGCCAAACGCCACCCGCGTGACGGTAAAGCCGGTGTCGCTGATCACCGTGCCGACGCCGCTGTCGGCCAGACGCCGGGTGGCGCTGGCCGCCGGCTTGCCCAGTGGCAGCAGTACGCCGCGCTCGACCGCATCGCCCTCGAGGGTGGTGCCGCTCAGGAAGACCCGCATCTGCGCGTTGGCCGGGGCATTGACGATGGCGGCCTCGGCTTCGGCGCCGGTGAGCTGTTGGTAAGGGGCGATGAGCGGGTCCATGAACATGCCGGGGTTGAAGAGCATGAACACCGCCAGCAGCATCACCAGCCGTTCGCGCCCGGTGCTCTTGATCAGCAGCCAGCCCTGGTTCACCGATATGAAGGCGAAGCCGGCCAGGGTGGCGCTGGCCAGGGTGATGAGCGTCGGCCCGACGCCGTCGACACCGATCAGCAGCAGCTTGGGGTTGAGCACGAACATGAACGGAATCAGCACCATCCGCATCGAGTAGCGGAAAGCCTGCATGCCGGTCTTGATCGGGTCGGCCAGCGCGATGCTGGCCGCGGCGTAGGAGGCCAGGCCGACGGGCGGGGTGATGTCGGCCATCAGGCCGAAATAGAACACGAACAGGTGGGCGGCGATGAGCGGCACCAGCAGCCCGTTCTGTGCGCCGAGGGCGACGATCACCGGCGCCATCAGGGATGACACCACGATGTAGTTGGCGGTGGTCGGCAGGCCCATGCCCAGCACCAGGCAGATCAGCGCCACCAGCACCAGCATGAGGATGATGTTGCCGCCCGACAGCGCGGTGACCAGGTCGGTCATCACCAGGCCGATGCCGGTGAGCGTCACCGTGCCCACGATGATGCCGGCGGTGGCCGTGGCGATGGCCACGGTGACCATGTTGCGGGCGCCGGTGGCCAGGCCGTCGATGAGGTCCTGCGCCCCGCGCAGCGCGGCCGCGCGCAGGTCGGCGTCGCCGCGGAACCAGGCCAGGATCGGCCGCTGGGTGAGCACGATGAAGGCCAGGAACAGCACCGCCCAGAAGGCGGCGCGGGTCGGCGAGAGCTGTTCGATGACCAGGTTCCACACCAGCGCGCCCACCGGCAGCAGAAAGTGCAGCCCCGAGCGCAGCGTCGGGCCGAAGGCGGGCAGGGCGGTGATCGGGGCGTCGGCCGAGTCGTCGCTGCGGATGTGCGGCGCGCTGATGCGCAGCAGCACCACATAGGCGGCCAGCATGAGCACGGCCACCACGGCGAACGAGATCTGCGGCAGCACCGCGTGCACCGCTGCGCCGGCGACGGTCACGAAGGCCAGCGTGCCGGCCAGGCCGATGACGCCGAGCGAGATGTTTGCCAGGGTGCGCTGCCAGCGCGGCGAGTGGCGTCGCGGCAGGCCGCGCATGTTGGCCTTCACCGCCTCCAGGTGCACGATGTACATCAGCCCCAGGTAAGACACCAGCGCCGAGATCAGGGCGTGCTTGAGCACCTGCACATAGGGCACGCCGACGTACTCGACCATCAGGAATGCGGCCGCGCCCATCACCGGCGGCATGACCTGGCCGTTGACCGAGGCGGCCACTTCGATGGCGGCGGCCTTCTCGGCCGGATAGCCGACGCGCTTGATGAGCGGGATGGTGAGCGGCCCGGTGGTCACCACATTGGTGATCGACGAGCCGGAGATCAGCCCGGTCGCTGCCGAGGCCACCACGGCCGCCTTGGCCGGCCCGCCGCGCAGGTGGCCGAGCAGGGCCACCGCGCTGCGGATGAAATAGCTGCCCGCGCCGGCGGTTTCGAGCAGCGCGCCAAAGAGCACGAACAGAAAGATGAAGCCGGCCGACACCCCCAGCGCCACGCCGAACACCCCCTCGGTGCCCAGCCACAGGTGGCCCATGGTGTGGCTGAACGAGGCGCCCTTGTGGGCGATCAGATCGGGCATCAGCTCGCCGAAGAAGATGTAGGTAAGCAGCGCCAGCGCCAGGCCGACCATGGGCAGGCCGAGCACGCGGCGGGTCGCTTCGAGCAACAGGCTCAGCCCGACCGCGGCGGTGACGACCTCGATCAGCCAGGGGTCGCCGGTGTGCTCGCCCACCGACTCATAGAACAGGGCAAGGTAGCCCGCGCTCACCGCCGCCAGCGTGGCCAGCACGATGTCGGCGCGGGGGACGGTCTCGCCCGCGTGGCGACGGACCACCGGGTAGGCCAGCAGCGCCAGAAAGACGGCGAATGCCAGGTGCAGCGAGCGGATCCGCGCCTCGTTGAGCACCCCCACGCCCAGCCATTCGGGCAGCGGCGAGGCCACCCAGAGCTGGAACGCCGACCATGCCAGTCCGGTGAAGGCGAGCAGCCCGGCCATGCGCCCCCGTGGCGTGCGCAGGCCCATGGCGAGGTGGGCGGCGCGCAGGCGGGATGGGGTCGATGCCGGTGTGTGCTCGTTCGCACCGCTCATGTGCGTATTCGCCTCCCTCGGTGGGGCGGTCCGGGCCGCCAGTGGATGTCGCCCGTCGGCAACACCCCGGTGTTGGTTCAGTATCTTTGGCGGCTCGCGAGCCGGTCAAGGGGCGCGGTTGCCGCGGGCTGGCCGTGGGCGCCCGATGGCGCCGGCGCCGCGGGCCGAACGCGGCCGGATCGGCATGGCGACGATGGCACGGATTGTGCAGTACAGCATGTGTTGTCACTCGGACGAAAGTTATGCTCAAAGTGCTCGTTGTCGATGAATCCAGTGAGCGCGCCGACGAGATCTGTCTCAGCCTCGTGCGCGCCGGTTATCTGGTGTCGGCGGTGCTGCCCAATGCCATGGATCTGCCGCGCCATGTGGCGGCGATGTCGCCGGACGTGATCCTGATCGACACCGAATCGCCCAGCCGCGACACGCTCGAACACCTGTCGGCCATCAACCGCGCCAACCCGCGGCCGGTGCTGCTGTTCTCGCGCGAGCGCGACGCGCAGATCATCCGCAGTGCCTTGCGCGCCGGGGTGGCGGCCTATGTGGCCGAGACCGTGGCGCCCGAGCGGATCGGCGCGGTGGTGGAGGTGGCGCTGGCCCAGTTCGAGGAGCACCAGAACCTGCGCCAGGAGCGTGACGAGGCGGCACGGCGCTTGTCGGAGCGCGTCACCATCGAGCGTGCCAAGGGGCTGCTGATGAAGGCGCGCGGGCTG comes from Denitromonas sp. and encodes:
- a CDS encoding ANTAR domain-containing response regulator produces the protein MLKVLVVDESSERADEICLSLVRAGYLVSAVLPNAMDLPRHVAAMSPDVILIDTESPSRDTLEHLSAINRANPRPVLLFSRERDAQIIRSALRAGVAAYVAETVAPERIGAVVEVALAQFEEHQNLRQERDEAARRLSERVTIERAKGLLMKARGLDEDAAYHALRRLAMERGRKLVEIAQGVVDGASLLM
- a CDS encoding TRAP transporter permease codes for the protein MSGANEHTPASTPSRLRAAHLAMGLRTPRGRMAGLLAFTGLAWSAFQLWVASPLPEWLGVGVLNEARIRSLHLAFAVFLALLAYPVVRRHAGETVPRADIVLATLAAVSAGYLALFYESVGEHTGDPWLIEVVTAAVGLSLLLEATRRVLGLPMVGLALALLTYIFFGELMPDLIAHKGASFSHTMGHLWLGTEGVFGVALGVSAGFIFLFVLFGALLETAGAGSYFIRSAVALLGHLRGGPAKAAVVASAATGLISGSSITNVVTTGPLTIPLIKRVGYPAEKAAAIEVAASVNGQVMPPVMGAAAFLMVEYVGVPYVQVLKHALISALVSYLGLMYIVHLEAVKANMRGLPRRHSPRWQRTLANISLGVIGLAGTLAFVTVAGAAVHAVLPQISFAVVAVLMLAAYVVLLRISAPHIRSDDSADAPITALPAFGPTLRSGLHFLLPVGALVWNLVIEQLSPTRAAFWAVLFLAFIVLTQRPILAWFRGDADLRAAALRGAQDLIDGLATGARNMVTVAIATATAGIIVGTVTLTGIGLVMTDLVTALSGGNIILMLVLVALICLVLGMGLPTTANYIVVSSLMAPVIVALGAQNGLLVPLIAAHLFVFYFGLMADITPPVGLASYAAASIALADPIKTGMQAFRYSMRMVLIPFMFVLNPKLLLIGVDGVGPTLITLASATLAGFAFISVNQGWLLIKSTGRERLVMLLAVFMLFNPGMFMDPLIAPYQQLTGAEAEAAIVNAPANAQMRVFLSGTTLEGDAVERGVLLPLGKPAASATRRLADSGVGTVISDTGFTVTRVAFGSQAAKLGIRAGFRIDAVEVPSGRPAQEWMFLPALALIGWVVHAQRQRRAAFAAAATP